A portion of the Burkholderia pseudomultivorans genome contains these proteins:
- a CDS encoding prephenate dehydrogenase, with product MSGFAFNKLVIFGVGLIGGSLARALRERAPGGAGEIVGVGRSRASIEHALALGVIDRAAALDDDAQLRTALAGADLVLLAAPVAQTGPLLARIVPWLDDATIVTDAGSTKSDVVAAARAALGARIAQFVPGHPIAGRESSGVEAALPDLYVGRNVVLCPLPENAPESVARIDAMWRATGADVRTMSTEQHDRVFASVSHLPHVLSFALVEQILGEADAELKFSYAAGGFRDFTRIAASSPEMWRDVCVANRAALLDELDGYTRVLARLRAAIDAGDGAALEAVFARSRAARKAWQERGGQPAAEPVKK from the coding sequence GTGTCAGGCTTTGCATTCAACAAACTGGTGATTTTCGGCGTCGGCCTGATCGGCGGATCGCTGGCCCGCGCGCTGCGCGAGCGCGCGCCGGGCGGCGCGGGCGAGATCGTCGGCGTCGGCCGTTCGCGCGCGTCGATCGAGCATGCGCTCGCGCTCGGCGTGATCGATCGCGCGGCGGCGCTCGACGACGACGCGCAGTTGCGCACCGCGCTCGCCGGCGCCGACCTCGTACTGCTGGCCGCGCCGGTCGCGCAGACGGGGCCGCTGCTCGCGCGCATCGTGCCGTGGCTCGACGACGCGACGATCGTCACCGATGCGGGCAGCACCAAATCCGACGTCGTCGCGGCGGCGCGCGCCGCGCTTGGCGCGCGCATCGCGCAGTTCGTGCCGGGGCATCCGATCGCCGGGCGCGAATCGAGCGGCGTCGAGGCCGCGCTGCCGGATCTGTACGTCGGTCGCAACGTCGTGCTGTGCCCGCTGCCGGAGAACGCGCCCGAGTCGGTCGCGCGGATCGACGCGATGTGGCGCGCCACGGGCGCCGACGTGCGCACGATGAGCACAGAGCAGCACGACCGCGTGTTCGCGTCGGTCAGCCATCTGCCGCACGTGCTGTCGTTCGCGCTCGTCGAGCAGATCCTCGGCGAGGCCGATGCCGAACTGAAGTTCTCGTATGCGGCGGGCGGTTTCCGCGACTTCACGCGCATCGCGGCGTCGAGCCCGGAAATGTGGCGCGACGTGTGCGTCGCGAACCGCGCGGCGCTGCTCGACGAACTCGACGGCTACACGCGCGTGCTCGCGCGCCTGCGCGCCGCGATCGACGCCGGCGACGGCGCGGCGCTCGAAGCCGTGTTCGCGCGCTCGCGCGCGGCCCGCAAGGCGTGGCAGGAGCGCGGCGGCCAGCCCGCTGCCGAACCCGTCAAGAAATAA
- a CDS encoding DUF2059 domain-containing protein, with the protein MQKQFKQLVLLAALVPTFAMAQALSNSAPAAPAAAAPIDADKKAAIKDLLDAIDAPKLVSAIGNSAEMQAKQLVPAILSDALSENKTLNDKQKQAAVPTLQKNAVPKLVDGAGKVFGTQAFSNDAMQAQYDAYAKYYSTSEIKDLTTFYKSPTGRKFIQVQDQVGRDVVNGLMQKYMPQAIQATRAQADKEVAAVKPGK; encoded by the coding sequence ATGCAAAAGCAATTCAAGCAACTGGTCCTGCTGGCCGCACTGGTGCCGACGTTCGCGATGGCGCAGGCGCTGTCGAATTCCGCACCGGCTGCGCCCGCGGCAGCTGCGCCGATCGACGCCGACAAGAAGGCAGCGATCAAGGATCTGCTCGACGCGATCGACGCGCCGAAGCTCGTGTCGGCAATCGGCAACAGCGCCGAGATGCAGGCCAAGCAGCTCGTGCCGGCGATCCTGTCGGACGCGCTGTCGGAGAACAAGACGCTGAACGACAAGCAGAAGCAGGCCGCCGTGCCGACGCTGCAGAAGAACGCGGTGCCGAAGCTGGTCGACGGCGCAGGCAAGGTGTTCGGCACGCAGGCGTTCAGCAACGACGCGATGCAGGCTCAGTACGACGCGTACGCGAAGTACTACAGCACGTCGGAGATCAAGGATCTGACGACGTTCTACAAGAGCCCGACGGGCCGCAAGTTCATCCAGGTTCAGGATCAGGTCGGTCGCGACGTGGTCAACGGCCTGATGCAGAAGTACATGCCGCAAGCGATCCAGGCAACGCGCGCCCAGGCCGACAAGGAAGTCGCGGCAGTCAAGCCGGGCAAGTAA
- the aroA gene encoding 3-phosphoshikimate 1-carboxyvinyltransferase, with protein sequence MDYLDLGPYSSASGTVRLPGSKSISNRVLLLAALSEGDTTITNLLDSDDTRVMLDALGKLGVKLARDGDTCVVTGTRGAFTAKTADLFLGNAGTAVRPLTAALAVNGGDYRVHGVPRMHERPIGDLVDGLRQIGAQIDYEQNEGYPPLRIKPATISVDAPIRVRGDVSSQFLTALLMTLPLVKAKDGRSVVEIDGELISKPYIDITIRLMERFGVNVERDGWQRFVVPAGVRYRSPGRIMVEGDASSASYFLAAGALGGGPLRVEGVGRASIQGDVGFANALMQMGANVTMGDDWIEVRGIGHDHGKLEPIDMDFNLIPDAAMTIAVAALFASGTSTLRNIASWRVKETDRIAAMATELRKVGATVEEGPDYLVVTPPPALTPNAAIDTYDDHRMAMCFSLVSLGGVPVRINDPKCVGKTFPDYFDRFAALAKA encoded by the coding sequence ATGGACTATCTCGATCTCGGCCCGTACTCCAGCGCATCGGGCACCGTGCGCCTGCCCGGTTCGAAGAGCATCTCGAACCGCGTGCTGCTGCTCGCGGCGCTTTCCGAAGGCGACACGACGATCACGAACCTGCTCGACTCCGACGACACGCGCGTGATGCTCGACGCGCTCGGCAAGCTCGGCGTGAAGCTCGCGCGCGACGGCGACACCTGCGTCGTCACCGGCACGCGCGGCGCGTTTACCGCGAAGACGGCCGACCTGTTCCTCGGCAACGCGGGCACCGCCGTGCGTCCGCTGACGGCCGCGCTCGCGGTGAACGGCGGCGATTATCGCGTGCATGGCGTGCCGCGCATGCACGAGCGGCCGATCGGCGACCTCGTCGACGGGTTGCGCCAGATCGGCGCACAGATCGACTACGAGCAGAACGAAGGCTATCCGCCGCTGCGGATCAAGCCCGCGACGATCTCGGTCGACGCGCCGATCCGCGTGCGCGGCGACGTGTCGAGCCAGTTCCTCACGGCACTCCTGATGACGCTGCCGCTCGTGAAGGCGAAGGACGGCCGCAGCGTCGTCGAGATCGACGGCGAGCTGATCTCGAAGCCGTACATCGACATCACGATCCGGCTGATGGAGCGCTTCGGCGTGAACGTCGAGCGCGACGGCTGGCAGCGCTTCGTCGTGCCGGCCGGCGTGCGCTACCGCTCGCCGGGGCGGATCATGGTCGAGGGCGATGCGTCATCCGCGTCGTACTTCCTCGCCGCGGGCGCGCTCGGCGGCGGCCCGCTGCGCGTCGAGGGCGTCGGGCGCGCGAGCATCCAGGGCGATGTCGGCTTCGCGAACGCGCTGATGCAGATGGGCGCGAACGTGACGATGGGCGACGACTGGATCGAGGTGCGCGGTATCGGCCACGACCACGGCAAGCTCGAACCGATCGACATGGATTTCAACCTGATCCCCGACGCGGCGATGACGATCGCGGTCGCGGCGCTGTTCGCGAGCGGCACCAGCACGCTGCGCAATATCGCGAGCTGGCGCGTGAAGGAGACCGACCGCATCGCCGCGATGGCGACCGAGCTGCGCAAGGTCGGCGCGACCGTCGAGGAGGGGCCCGACTATCTCGTCGTCACGCCGCCGCCGGCGCTCACGCCGAACGCGGCGATCGACACCTACGACGATCACCGGATGGCGATGTGCTTCTCGCTTGTCAGCCTGGGCGGCGTGCCCGTGCGCATCAACGATCCGAAGTGCGTCGGCAAGACGTTCCCCGACTATTTCGACCGCTTCGCCGCGCTCGCGAAGGCCTGA
- the serC gene encoding 3-phosphoserine/phosphohydroxythreonine transaminase: protein MRVFNFSAGPAAMPEEVLRQAADEMLDWHGSGMSVMEMSHRGKEFMSIHEAALTDLRDLLGVPASHRILFLQGGGIAENAIVPMNLLGSRKTADFVVTGSWSQKSFNEAKKYGTPHLAATGKTQDGFTRAPARAEWQLSDDPAYVHLCTNETIDGVETFEIPDLGDVPLVADVSSHILSRPMDVAKYGVLFGGAQKNIGMAGVTLVIVREDLLDRALSICPSAFEWKTIAANNSLYNTPPTYAIYIAGLVFQWLKRQGGLEAIEARNIEKAKLLYDTIDASSFYLNKVEPAARSRMNVPFFLADETRNEDFLAGAKARGLLQLKGHKSVGGMRASIYNAVPLEGVKALVEYMKDFEQRGA, encoded by the coding sequence ATGCGCGTCTTTAATTTCTCCGCCGGTCCCGCGGCGATGCCGGAAGAAGTGCTGCGGCAAGCGGCCGACGAAATGCTCGACTGGCACGGCAGCGGCATGAGCGTGATGGAGATGAGCCATCGCGGCAAGGAATTCATGTCGATCCACGAGGCGGCGCTGACCGACCTGCGCGATCTGCTCGGCGTGCCGGCCAGCCACCGGATCCTGTTCCTGCAGGGCGGCGGCATCGCCGAGAACGCGATCGTGCCGATGAACCTGCTCGGCTCGCGCAAGACGGCCGACTTCGTCGTCACGGGCTCGTGGTCGCAGAAGTCGTTCAACGAGGCGAAGAAGTACGGCACGCCGCATCTGGCCGCGACCGGCAAGACGCAGGACGGCTTCACGCGCGCGCCGGCGCGCGCCGAATGGCAGTTGTCCGACGATCCGGCCTACGTGCATCTGTGCACCAACGAGACGATCGACGGCGTCGAGACGTTCGAGATTCCCGACCTCGGCGACGTGCCGCTCGTCGCGGACGTGTCGTCGCACATCCTGTCGCGCCCGATGGACGTCGCGAAGTACGGCGTGCTGTTCGGTGGCGCGCAGAAGAACATCGGGATGGCCGGCGTGACGCTCGTGATCGTCCGCGAGGACCTGCTCGACCGCGCGCTGTCGATCTGTCCGTCGGCGTTCGAATGGAAGACCATCGCCGCCAACAACTCGCTGTACAACACGCCGCCCACCTATGCGATCTACATCGCGGGCCTCGTGTTCCAGTGGCTGAAGCGGCAGGGCGGGCTCGAAGCGATCGAGGCCCGCAACATCGAAAAGGCGAAGCTGCTCTACGACACGATCGACGCGAGCAGCTTCTATCTGAACAAGGTCGAGCCGGCGGCGCGTTCGCGGATGAACGTGCCCTTTTTCCTGGCCGACGAAACGCGCAACGAAGACTTCCTTGCCGGCGCAAAGGCGCGCGGGCTGCTGCAGCTGAAGGGCCACAAGTCCGTCGGCGGCATGCGGGCGTCGATCTACAACGCGGTGCCGCTCGAGGGCGTGAAGGCGCTCGTCGAGTACATGAAGGACTTCGAGCAGCGCGGCGCCTGA
- a CDS encoding integration host factor subunit beta, whose translation MTKSELVAQLASRFPQLVLKDADFAVKTMLDAMSDALAKGHRIEIRGFGSFGLNRRPARVGRNPKSGEKVQVPEKFVPHFKPGKELRERVDGRAGEPLKADDPDDER comes from the coding sequence ATGACCAAATCCGAGTTGGTCGCGCAGCTGGCATCGCGATTTCCGCAACTTGTCCTCAAGGATGCGGATTTCGCGGTGAAAACGATGCTCGACGCGATGTCCGACGCTTTGGCGAAAGGGCATCGCATCGAAATTCGGGGTTTCGGCAGCTTCGGCCTCAACCGTCGTCCGGCACGCGTCGGACGCAACCCGAAGTCGGGGGAAAAAGTGCAGGTGCCCGAGAAGTTCGTGCCGCACTTCAAGCCCGGCAAGGAATTGCGTGAACGCGTCGACGGTCGCGCGGGCGAGCCGCTGAAGGCTGACGATCCGGACGACGAGCGTTGA
- the cmk gene encoding (d)CMP kinase: MKSTRPFHPTPVITIDGPTASGKGTVAALVAAHLGFHLLDSGALYRLAALASVRYDIAAEDIDALVKLIDDLHITFREGCAQLDGVDVSNEIRAEAIGNRASAIAVHGPVRAALVARQRAFRKTPGLVADGRDMGTVIFPDAGLKVFLTASAEARAARRHKQLMQKGFSANIDDLLRDLRERDARDSNRAAAPLKPAADARLLDTSALSVDQAVDQVLQWYRALGQPA; this comes from the coding sequence ATGAAATCGACCCGACCCTTTCACCCGACTCCCGTCATCACGATCGACGGCCCCACCGCCTCCGGCAAGGGCACCGTCGCGGCGCTCGTCGCCGCGCACCTCGGCTTCCACCTGCTCGACAGCGGCGCGCTGTACCGTCTCGCGGCGCTCGCGAGCGTGCGCTACGACATCGCGGCGGAAGACATCGACGCCCTTGTGAAGCTGATCGACGATCTCCATATCACGTTTCGCGAAGGCTGCGCGCAGCTCGACGGCGTCGACGTGTCGAACGAGATCCGCGCGGAGGCGATCGGCAACCGCGCGTCGGCGATCGCGGTGCACGGCCCCGTGCGCGCCGCGCTGGTCGCGCGCCAGCGCGCGTTTCGCAAGACGCCGGGCCTCGTCGCCGACGGCCGCGACATGGGCACGGTGATCTTCCCGGACGCCGGGCTGAAGGTGTTCCTGACGGCCAGCGCGGAGGCGCGCGCGGCCAGACGGCATAAGCAATTGATGCAAAAAGGTTTTTCTGCTAATATAGATGACTTGCTCCGGGATCTTCGTGAACGTGACGCGCGCGACAGCAATCGCGCGGCCGCGCCGCTGAAGCCTGCGGCAGATGCGAGGCTGCTCGATACGTCGGCGCTTTCGGTCGATCAGGCGGTCGACCAGGTGCTGCAGTGGTACCGGGCGCTTGGCCAGCCTGCCTGA
- the gyrA gene encoding DNA gyrase subunit A translates to MDQFAKETLPTSLEEEMRRSYLDYAMSVIVGRALPDVRDGLKPVHRRVLFAMHELNNDWNRAYKKSARIVGDVIGKYHPHGDSAVYETIVRMAQDFSLRYMLVDGQGNFGSIDGDNAAAMRYTEIRMAKIGHELLSDIDKETVDFGPNYDGSEMQPLILPARIPNLLINGSSGIAVGMATNIPPHNLNEVVDACQHLLNNPEATIDELIEIIPAPDFPTAGIIYGVAGVRDGYRTGRGRVVMRAATHFEEIDRGQRMAIIVDELPYQVNKRSLLERIAELVNEKKLEGISDIRDESDKSGMRVVIELKRGEVPEVVLNNLYKATQLQDTFGMNMVALVDGQPKLLNLKEILQCFLSHRREVLTRRTVYELRKARERGHVLEGLAVALANIDEFIAIIKAAPTPPIAKQELMAKAWDSSLVREMLTRAESENAAAGGRDAYRPEGLNPAFGMQGDGLYKLSDTQAQEILQMRLQRLTGLEQDKIIGEYRDVMAQIADLLDILARPERITTMIGDELTSVKAEFGDARRSRIELNATELNTEDLITPQDMVVTMSHAGYVKSQPLSEYRAQKRGGRGKQATQMKEDDWIETLFIANTHDYMLCFSNRGRVYWIKVYEVPQGSRNSRGRPIVNMFPLQDGEKINVVLPVKEFSADKFVFMATSLGTVKKTPLEAFSRPMKKGIIAVGLDDGDYLIGASITDGAHDVMLFSDAGKAVRFDENDVRPMGREARGVRGMQLEDGQQVIALLVAGSEEQSVLTATENGFGKRTPITEYTRHGRGTKGMIAIQTSERNGKVVAATLVDAEDQIMLITTAGVLIRTRVSEIREMGRATQGVTLISLDEGTKLSGLQQIAEAEEGDGEADEASDGEA, encoded by the coding sequence ATGGATCAATTCGCCAAAGAGACCCTGCCCACCTCCCTCGAGGAGGAAATGCGCCGTTCGTATCTCGATTACGCGATGAGCGTGATCGTCGGACGTGCCCTCCCGGATGTCCGCGATGGCCTGAAGCCCGTGCACCGGCGTGTGCTGTTCGCGATGCACGAACTGAACAACGACTGGAACCGGGCGTACAAGAAGTCGGCGCGTATCGTCGGCGACGTGATCGGTAAGTACCACCCTCACGGCGACAGCGCGGTCTATGAAACGATCGTGCGGATGGCGCAGGACTTCTCGCTGCGCTACATGCTGGTCGACGGGCAAGGCAACTTCGGCTCGATCGACGGCGACAACGCCGCCGCGATGCGTTACACCGAAATTCGCATGGCGAAGATCGGTCACGAGCTGCTGTCGGACATCGACAAGGAAACGGTCGACTTCGGGCCGAACTACGACGGCAGCGAGATGCAGCCGCTGATCCTGCCGGCGCGGATCCCGAACCTGCTGATCAACGGCTCGTCGGGCATCGCGGTCGGCATGGCGACCAACATCCCGCCGCACAACCTGAACGAAGTCGTCGATGCGTGCCAGCATCTGCTGAACAATCCCGAAGCGACGATCGACGAGCTGATCGAGATCATCCCGGCGCCGGACTTCCCGACGGCCGGCATCATCTACGGCGTCGCCGGCGTGCGCGACGGCTACCGCACCGGGCGCGGCCGCGTCGTGATGCGCGCGGCCACGCACTTCGAGGAAATCGACCGCGGCCAGCGCATGGCGATCATCGTCGACGAGCTGCCGTACCAGGTCAACAAGCGTTCGCTGCTCGAGCGCATCGCCGAGCTCGTCAACGAGAAGAAGCTCGAGGGCATCTCCGACATCCGCGACGAGTCCGACAAGAGCGGCATGCGCGTCGTGATCGAGCTCAAGCGCGGCGAAGTGCCGGAAGTGGTGCTGAACAACCTGTACAAGGCGACCCAGCTGCAGGACACGTTCGGCATGAACATGGTCGCGCTCGTCGACGGCCAGCCGAAGCTGCTGAACCTGAAGGAAATCCTTCAGTGCTTCCTGTCGCATCGTCGCGAAGTGCTGACGCGCCGCACGGTCTACGAACTGCGCAAGGCGCGCGAACGCGGCCACGTGCTCGAAGGCCTCGCGGTCGCGCTCGCGAACATCGACGAGTTCATCGCGATCATCAAGGCCGCGCCGACGCCGCCGATCGCGAAGCAGGAGCTGATGGCGAAGGCGTGGGATTCGTCGCTCGTGCGCGAGATGCTGACGCGCGCCGAATCCGAGAACGCCGCGGCCGGCGGGCGCGACGCGTACCGTCCGGAAGGGCTGAACCCGGCGTTCGGCATGCAGGGCGACGGGCTGTACAAGCTGTCCGACACGCAGGCGCAGGAAATCCTGCAGATGCGTCTGCAGCGCCTGACCGGCCTCGAGCAGGACAAGATCATCGGCGAATACCGCGACGTGATGGCGCAGATCGCCGACTTGCTGGACATCCTCGCGCGCCCCGAGCGGATCACGACGATGATCGGCGACGAGCTGACGTCGGTGAAGGCCGAGTTCGGCGACGCGCGCCGCTCGCGGATCGAGCTGAACGCGACCGAGCTGAACACCGAGGACCTGATCACGCCGCAGGACATGGTCGTCACGATGTCGCACGCGGGCTACGTGAAGTCGCAGCCGCTGTCCGAGTACCGCGCGCAGAAGCGCGGCGGCCGCGGCAAGCAGGCGACGCAGATGAAGGAAGACGACTGGATCGAGACGCTGTTCATTGCGAACACGCACGATTACATGCTCTGCTTCTCGAACCGCGGCCGCGTGTACTGGATCAAGGTGTACGAGGTGCCGCAGGGCTCGCGCAACTCGCGCGGCCGTCCGATCGTCAACATGTTCCCGCTGCAGGACGGCGAGAAGATCAACGTGGTGCTGCCGGTCAAGGAATTCTCGGCCGACAAGTTCGTGTTCATGGCGACCTCGCTCGGCACCGTGAAGAAGACGCCGCTCGAGGCATTCAGCCGTCCGATGAAGAAGGGCATCATCGCGGTCGGCCTCGACGACGGCGACTACCTGATCGGCGCGTCGATCACCGACGGCGCGCACGACGTGATGCTGTTCTCCGACGCCGGCAAGGCCGTGCGCTTCGACGAGAACGACGTGCGGCCGATGGGGCGCGAGGCGCGCGGCGTGCGCGGCATGCAGCTCGAGGATGGCCAGCAGGTCATCGCGCTGCTGGTGGCCGGCAGCGAAGAGCAGTCGGTGCTCACCGCGACCGAGAACGGCTTCGGCAAGCGCACGCCGATCACCGAATACACGCGTCATGGCCGCGGCACGAAGGGTATGATCGCGATCCAGACGTCCGAGCGCAACGGCAAGGTCGTCGCCGCGACGCTCGTCGACGCCGAGGATCAGATCATGCTGATCACGACGGCCGGCGTGTTGATCCGTACGCGCGTGTCGGAGATCCGCGAGATGGGACGCGCGACGCAAGGTGTTACACTCATCAGTCTCGATGAGGGTACCAAGCTCTCTGGCCTGCAGCAGATCGCGGAGGCCGAGGAGGGCGACGGCGAGGCCGACGAGGCGTCGGACGGCGAAGCCTGA
- the pheA gene encoding prephenate dehydratase — translation MDDELNSRLKPLRDRIDAIDAQLISLLNQRAAVALEVGEVKKHFNAPVFRPERELQVIARLQDMSAGPLAGEHISAIWREIMAASRALEQTIHVAFLGPVGTYSEQAMFEYFGQSIEGLPCPSIDEVFRSVEAGAATFGVAPVENSTEGAVSRTLDLLLQTQLLISGEFALPIHHNLLTLNGSLDGVTRVCAHAQALAQCQQWLAANAPQLERQAVSSNAEAARLAAADPSVAAIAGDRAAAHYGLQIAFSLIQDDPHNRTRFVIIGKQPAGPSGNDQTSLIVSVKNEPGAVFKLLEPLARHGVSMTRFESRPARVGTWEYYFYIDIEGHRDDASVAAALAELGQKAAFLKILGSYPRAR, via the coding sequence ATGGACGACGAACTGAATTCCCGCCTCAAACCGCTGCGCGACCGCATCGATGCGATCGACGCGCAGCTGATCTCGCTGCTGAACCAGCGCGCCGCGGTGGCGCTGGAAGTGGGCGAGGTCAAGAAGCATTTCAACGCGCCGGTGTTCCGGCCGGAGCGCGAGCTGCAGGTGATCGCGCGCCTGCAGGACATGAGCGCGGGCCCGCTCGCGGGCGAGCACATCAGCGCGATCTGGCGCGAGATCATGGCCGCGAGCCGCGCGCTCGAGCAGACGATCCACGTCGCGTTCCTCGGGCCGGTCGGCACGTACAGCGAACAGGCGATGTTCGAGTATTTCGGCCAGTCGATCGAGGGGCTGCCGTGTCCGTCGATCGACGAGGTGTTCCGCTCGGTCGAGGCCGGCGCCGCCACGTTCGGCGTCGCGCCGGTCGAGAATTCGACCGAGGGCGCGGTGTCGCGCACGCTCGACCTGCTGTTGCAGACGCAGCTGCTGATCAGCGGCGAATTCGCGCTGCCGATCCATCACAACCTGCTGACGCTGAACGGCTCGCTCGACGGCGTGACGCGCGTCTGCGCGCATGCGCAGGCGCTCGCGCAGTGCCAGCAGTGGCTCGCGGCGAACGCGCCGCAGCTCGAGCGGCAGGCCGTGTCGAGCAATGCCGAGGCCGCGCGCCTCGCGGCGGCCGATCCATCCGTCGCGGCGATCGCCGGCGACCGCGCGGCCGCGCACTACGGGCTGCAGATCGCGTTCTCGCTGATCCAGGACGATCCGCACAACCGCACGCGCTTCGTGATCATCGGCAAGCAGCCGGCCGGACCGAGCGGCAACGACCAGACGTCGCTGATCGTGTCGGTGAAGAACGAGCCGGGCGCGGTGTTCAAGCTGCTCGAGCCGCTCGCGCGGCACGGCGTGTCGATGACGCGCTTCGAGTCGCGTCCGGCGCGCGTCGGCACGTGGGAGTACTACTTCTACATCGACATCGAGGGGCACCGGGACGATGCGTCGGTCGCGGCTGCGCTCGCGGAGCTCGGCCAGAAGGCCGCGTTCCTGAAGATACTCGGTTCGTATCCGCGCGCGCGCTGA
- the rpsA gene encoding 30S ribosomal protein S1, translating into MSDLQTSNPNTESFAALFEESLTRQDMRAGEVISAEVVRVDHNFVVVNAGLKSEAYIPIEEFLNDQGEVEVQSGDFVSVAIDALENGYGDTILSRDKAKRLASWLSLEKALDNNELVTGTITGKVKGGMTVMVNGIRAFLPGSLVDTRPVKDTTPYEGKTLEFRVIKLDRKRNNVVLSRRAVIEATQGEERAKLLETLKEGAIVNGVVKNITDYGAFVDLGGIDGLLHITDIAWRRVRHPSEVLSVGQEVTAKILKFDQEKNRVSLGIKQLGDDPWEGISRRYPSGTRLFGKVTNITDYGAFVEVESGIEGLVHVSEMDWTNKNVAPSKVVQLGDEVEVMVLEIDEDRRRISLGMKQCKPNPWDDFSRNFKKGDKITGAIKSITDFGVFIGLPGGIDGLVHLSDLSWSEAGEEAVRKYKKGDEVEAIVLGIDVEKERISLGIKQLEGDPFSNYVAMNDKGSIVDGVVKSVDAKGAVITLTGDIEGYLRASEISQDRVEDARNVLKEGDKVNAMVINIDRKSRGINLSIKAKDSAEQQEAIRGLQSDTSAAATGTTNLGALLKAKLDGQNQ; encoded by the coding sequence ATGTCCGACCTGCAAACCTCCAACCCGAATACCGAATCCTTTGCGGCTCTGTTCGAAGAGTCGCTGACCCGCCAAGACATGCGCGCCGGCGAAGTGATTTCCGCCGAAGTCGTGCGCGTCGACCACAACTTCGTGGTCGTCAATGCAGGCCTGAAGTCCGAGGCTTACATTCCGATCGAGGAATTCCTGAACGATCAGGGCGAGGTTGAGGTGCAGTCGGGCGATTTCGTGTCCGTCGCGATCGACGCACTCGAAAACGGCTACGGCGACACGATCCTGTCGCGCGACAAGGCGAAGCGCCTTGCATCGTGGCTGTCGCTGGAAAAGGCACTCGACAACAACGAACTCGTCACCGGCACGATCACCGGCAAGGTGAAGGGCGGCATGACCGTGATGGTCAACGGCATCCGCGCGTTCCTGCCAGGTTCGCTGGTCGATACGCGTCCGGTCAAGGACACGACGCCGTACGAAGGCAAGACGCTCGAGTTCCGCGTGATCAAGCTCGACCGCAAGCGTAACAACGTCGTGCTGTCGCGCCGCGCAGTGATCGAAGCCACGCAAGGCGAAGAGCGCGCGAAGCTGCTCGAGACGCTGAAGGAAGGCGCGATCGTCAACGGCGTGGTCAAGAACATCACCGACTACGGCGCGTTCGTCGACCTCGGCGGCATCGACGGCCTGCTGCACATCACCGACATCGCATGGCGTCGTGTGCGTCACCCGAGCGAAGTCCTGTCGGTTGGCCAGGAAGTCACCGCGAAGATCCTCAAGTTCGACCAAGAGAAGAACCGCGTGTCGCTGGGCATCAAGCAGCTGGGCGACGATCCGTGGGAAGGCATCTCGCGCCGTTACCCGTCGGGCACGCGCCTGTTCGGCAAGGTCACGAACATCACCGACTACGGCGCATTCGTCGAAGTGGAATCGGGCATCGAAGGCCTGGTCCACGTGTCGGAAATGGACTGGACCAACAAGAACGTTGCGCCGTCGAAGGTTGTCCAGCTGGGCGACGAAGTCGAAGTCATGGTCCTCGAGATCGACGAAGACCGTCGTCGTATCAGCCTCGGCATGAAGCAGTGCAAGCCGAATCCGTGGGATGACTTCAGCCGCAACTTCAAGAAGGGCGACAAGATCACGGGCGCAATCAAGTCGATCACCGACTTCGGCGTGTTCATCGGTCTGCCGGGCGGCATCGACGGCCTGGTCCACCTGTCGGACCTGTCGTGGAGCGAAGCCGGCGAAGAAGCCGTTCGCAAGTACAAGAAGGGCGACGAAGTCGAAGCGATCGTGCTCGGCATCGACGTCGAGAAGGAGCGCATTTCGCTCGGCATCAAGCAGCTCGAAGGCGACCCGTTCAGCAACTACGTTGCAATGAACGACAAGGGCTCGATCGTCGACGGCGTCGTGAAGTCGGTCGATGCGAAGGGCGCGGTCATCACGCTGACGGGCGACATCGAAGGCTACCTGCGTGCGTCGGAAATCTCGCAGGATCGCGTCGAAGATGCACGCAACGTGCTGAAGGAAGGCGACAAGGTCAACGCGATGGTGATCAACATCGATCGCAAGTCGCGTGGCATCAACCTGTCGATCAAGGCGAAGGATTCGGCCGAGCAGCAGGAAGCGATCCGCGGCCTGCAGTCCGACACCAGCGCTGCCGCAACCGGCACGACCAACCTCGGCGCGCTGCTGAAGGCGAAGCTCGACGGCCAGAACCAGTAA
- a CDS encoding lipopolysaccharide assembly protein LapA domain-containing protein, translating into MKFIVWLIRVLVFVLLLVLALANTQTATLNFLAGYTWQAPLILIGLAFFGVGLLAGLLSALPAIFRLRVENGRLKRDLRAARETPVVVDQPPMPPVI; encoded by the coding sequence ATGAAATTTATCGTCTGGCTGATTCGGGTATTGGTGTTCGTGCTGCTGCTGGTGCTCGCACTGGCCAATACACAAACCGCGACGCTGAATTTCCTTGCTGGCTACACATGGCAGGCGCCGCTGATCCTGATCGGGCTGGCGTTCTTCGGCGTGGGGCTGCTGGCCGGCCTGCTGTCCGCGCTGCCCGCGATCTTCCGGCTGCGTGTCGAGAATGGGCGCCTGAAGCGCGATCTGCGTGCGGCGCGCGAAACGCCCGTCGTCGTCGACCAACCGCCGATGCCGCCCGTCATTTAA